attgtgaaaataaaaaaagaaggtatgtaatatatttttcgtaTTTAACAAGGGTATGTCATTAGTAACCCGCGGCATGATTTTGTACACAAGTATAGacattaaatagtttttgtgaagAAATCTATAATTTacgagaaataataaaataacctcaATATTACAcgattgatgttatttttttttaaattcgtcCAGTTAGTGTGGAGCAGGCTAAGATCATACctaattcataaaataagaCCATGTTGCCTAGATTGaaacgaaagaagtcccgcggcatATTGTGGAACtaaatttgacatttcttaTTTCTTTGCAATAGAGTTCTTTTTCGTGTCTCAAGATGGCCGCCTTTGACGTGCAACGACCTCATCCACGGGACTTCTTTTGTGGCGCGGAGTTCTAGTTTATCGCTagttctttgtttttctttttaagttattttcgccTAGCTTTTAGCATGCAAAAGCTCATAGCCCATATAGGctatcttctgtaaaaaacaactAATGGGAAATATTTTCATTCCATTTTTGAACTAAATCTTTCTTTTGGAAAcgaaaattaagttttaatcttataataagatttataagtatgtataatacaaattatttcttttataaaaataaggaataaaatatgcttataaataggtacttcttAGATATTCTCgatatgttacggctaatatccgatGATAACTGCAATgttcaatgtttttattaatgctgagaattatttttgttttttaaggtcaacttgctgaggagaagaagaCAAGAATTCGGACACCCAGCAAAGGGAGACGTGGTCTACATAATACTAGAGTCCCCATTGACAATTTTGATATCTGTGCCATCGGAAATATTGTTAATTCTATTTACGATGTGCGTAAAGAAGTACCcacgttaaataaaatattggcaTCCGCAAAAAAAGACTTAAATTTCAAAGGATCTAAAACAACTTTGAGgcggattttaaaaaataaacttggctATCGGTTCAAAAAATGCCGTCAAAACAGATCGATTCTTATAGAAAAAGACAATATTAAAGCTTGGCGAGCCCGCTATTTGCGACGCATTAGAGAAAATGATGCATTAGGACCCGATAAAAAACCTGTGATATATATGGATGAAACATGGATTCACGCCCACTATACAGTAAGCAAATGCTGGCAAAGTTCGAGGGATAAGGGTGTTCGAAAAAATGACAGCCCTGGCCAAAGGTGGGTAATAGTTCACGCAGGAAGTGAAAATGGTTTCGTGAGTGGTGCTGGCCTGGTTTTTAAAGCGAAATGTAAAACAGGTGACTACCACGACGAAATGGATGGCcaaaattttctaaaatatttgaatgaaaaattaATTCCAAATCTGCCTCCATCATGTATTCTAGTACTAGACAATGCTTCGTATCATTCGATGCAATTGGACAAAGCACCAACAACGGCTACTCGAAAAGATGATGTAAAAAAATTTATGAAGGAACATAATATAACCTACAGAGAGGAATGGACAAAAGCAGAGCTCCTAACAGAGTTAAAGAAACAAATGCCAGAGAAAAAGTATGTAGTggatgaattattaaaatcacacggacacgaagtcctaagattgcCCCCATATAACTGTGATTTGAACCCGATTGAGCATATCTGGAATTTGTTAAAACAAAGGGTTGCTGACAAAAATGTGGAACAGCATGAAAACAAAATTGAACAACTAACAAAAGATGCCATCTCATCAATAACAGCTGAAGACTGGAAAAAACAAATCAACCATATTAAAAGAGTAGAAGAAACGTACTGGACACGTGACGTTACGAATGAAACGGAAATAGATGATTTCATTATACGAGTGGGTATGGATAGCAGCGACGATTCATCAAGTGAAACTGATACTTCGGCGGAAGAAAGGGACAGTGAGATGTCTGGGATTGAAGAGATTGATTACGATGACCCCGGTGAAGGGACATCAACGTCTACTAAAACCGGTGATAGGCCATCAACGTCTCAAAATTAATTTgtctattttgataaataaataataatgtttcgcTCAAagcattgttttatatttacaccTATGTATTCTACATACTTATGTATCTCTTAACAAGCTTGAAACTAATGGGTTTTCGATCCCGGAATATTAATTACCACGTGTGGTTATAACTTTATCGAACATGGTTCGAATCTTCTCtgtgtatatttgtttttttttttctaatattttcttattttgtgttttgtattgttttatgCGAAGTTTCGCGTATGCCGGATGCTATTACATGTAGTAACTAAAATTATAAGAAATTTCATTACTATTTACTGCTCGACCAAGTTATATTTTACTGTTGCAAGGTGGCGCTTTTTGCATACACGATATGTCAACGTGCTTACTTTATTTGTTAGTTCCTCACTTCACCACTTACTGTCACAAGTTTGTTTACAAGTCCaagaatttatatttacttctttaactttaaatgtttaattattataactgtcattgagattaattaattaatattcacAAAAATGTGATAGAATTTTTAaggttcgatttttttttcagtgtGTGTGAAAATTCCTTTCAGTGATTTAGggaattattttcaaaataaactgCTCCAAATGGATTCCAAAAAGTCAGCACGCAGAAAAAGGTCTAAAACTGgtttgaaaacaaaaacaaaagatggGACTGCTGAGGTATTTGTCCTACCACCAGAACTGTTACAAAAGTTGGGCATTAACTTGGGAAAAATTGACAGTAGCCAAGATTGCCCAACTATCAACTCATCTGAAAGTGGtaaatttatataaattttTTGTAATGCACTATTCAATTATATTTCtaacaatattaatttacttagttGACATATAGTACAGATcattcttaaattattattttttttccagaTACATCTTTGAATATTACACCAGCCACCTCCATAAATAATGATCTGCCTGATTCAACATTTGTACAGAAGGAAACATCTCAGGATACAACAATTTTAGAAACTGCAAACTTGATGAAAAAGTCTGTATTCCTTAGTCCTACATTTGCTGTAAATGGAATAAATAGCAGTCCAAGTCAGTTGGAGATATCAAATGTTCTAGAAGGAGAAAGAGTTGAAATAGCTGATTCAATTGGCAAAGTTGATGAATTAAATGTCACAAATACACATCcaaaaaatgaaattgataATGTCTCCTATCAGAAGCTGGAGCTTTTGTCAGTGAATTCAGATGTCAGCAACAATATCTTTGCAAATAATGCATATAATCATCAAATGAATACTCCAGATATCAAAAATGTGGTGCCTCTTCCTAATCAGGATACTCTCCAGTTAACCAACCATACTGATGATGTTACAAATATTGTAGAGAAAAAAGATAGGTTGATTTCCACAGATGAGCATATTCATCTGATTGATGAAGCATATTCATCTGATTGTAGTAACA
This portion of the Pectinophora gossypiella chromosome 1, ilPecGoss1.1, whole genome shotgun sequence genome encodes:
- the LOC126368248 gene encoding uncharacterized protein LOC126368248, which gives rise to MTTSGKRGKVLRSDARDIVYNVIKYFQEEKNLERYHPFQYANARAAMATGLSVSTIVKIKKEGQLAEEKKTRIRTPSKGRRGLHNTRVPIDNFDICAIGNIVNSIYDVRKEVPTLNKILASAKKDLNFKGSKTTLRRILKNKLGYRFKKCRQNRSILIEKDNIKAWRARYLRRIRENDALGPDKKPVIYMDETWIHAHYTVSKCWQSSRDKGVRKNDSPGQRWVIVHAGSENGFVSGAGLVFKAKCKTGDYHDEMDGQNFLKYLNEKLIPNLPPSCILVLDNASYHSMQLDKAPTTATRKDDVKKFMKEHNITYREEWTKAELLTELKKQMPEKKYVVDELLKSHGHEVLRLPPYNCDLNPIEHIWNLLKQRVADKNVEQHENKIEQLTKDAISSITAEDWKKQINHIKRVEETYWTRDVTNETEIDDFIIRVGMDSSDDSSSETDTSAEERDSEMSGIEEIDYDDPGEGTSTSTKTGDRPSTSQN